The sequence GCCCGAAGCGCAAGGGATATCGACATTGTTTGCGGCGGAAAGGATTCAGTTTTTCCTGTTCAATTCGTCTTGGCAAGTCGACGAATACCATTCGGACAGGGCTGGCCTCTGTCCCGGCGCCGTTTCTCGGGCGCTCGATGCAGGTGATCGTCAAATTCGCGACGCCCGCGTGCGAGGTGACCTTCCGACGGATGCGCACGTATTGCGGCTGGCCGTTTTTCATCATCCCGTCACGGGCAACGAAAAAATCGTGGACGTTGCGTTTTTGGAGCAGTTCCGTCGCGCCGACGTGCGCGCGATTTTTCATGGCCACGTCCACGAAGAGCGAGTGGCCATCGAAGGGCACATATCGCCATTTCGGCATTTGCACGTCGTTGGAGCCGGCAGTTTCGGAGCACCAGGCTCGCACCGGCCCGAATCCGTACCGCGGCTGTACAACTTGATAAGCATATCGCGGGACATGCAGCAAATGCGTGTGGATACACGTTGTTTGCGCAAGCCGACCGGCGCATGGGAGGCGTTTGCCGTTTGGCCCGGGGACAAACCGGGAGAGAAACGATCGTATTATGAAGTGACACTAAAATGATTCGCTGGTTCGTTCCGTCCTTTCAACCCAACCGCACGAGGTAGGTCATGCACGCAATCGAGCTTCGCTGGTACGTCCCCATTTTCGCCATTTGCGCATTGTCCGTGTCGAGTTGCCGGCGTAGTCTACCGGCCGATGATTGCATCGAAAATCCTCCCACGGGTCCGGGGCAATCCGTATGCACCGTACCCGGCTTCGACGACCGCGATTTCATTTTGCATCTGCCCCAAAACTTCAATGGCACGACGCCGCTTCCGGTCATCTTCGCGCTCCACGGCGGCGGGGGTCGTAAAGAAGGATTCGGGCCAATGACGTGCGAAGAGGGCGACGAATCGAAGCCATCGTGTCTAGCGAACGTCGCAACCGAACGCGGCTTCGTCCTCGTCATGCCCGACGGCACCGAAAGCAAGCTGAATCTGCGCACGTGGGGCGGCACAGAAAAGTCGAGTGGATCCGTATGTGTACACGCGTGCGAAGAAAATGTCGACGACATCGCCTATTTCCGGACGCTCCTCGATCACGTCGCCAAAATCGTTCCGCTCGATACGAAACGCATTTTCTTCACGGGCTTTTCGAATGGCGGGGAAATGAGCCACCGCATTGCTTGCGAACTATCCGATCGCGTGGCCGCCATTGCCCCCGTGGGCGGAGCCAACATGATTGCCGTAACGGGGACGTGCACGCCGTCGCGTCCTGTTCCCGTGCTGCAAATCCATGGCAAATCGGATCCGTGCTGGCCGCTGGACGGCGGGATGGGAACTTGTCCCGGCCAGCCCGAAGGAGCTTATTCTTCGGTCACCGAATCGATCATTGGCACGACGGAAAAACCCGGTTGGGCGATTCGGAACGGGTGCTCGGTGGACATGCCCGCGATCACCATGCTTCCCGATTCTGCTTCGGATGGCACGACGGCTGAAAATCAGGTATTTGCCGGCTGCCAAGCCGACGTCCATTTCGTCACCGTCACGAATGGAGGTCACACGTGGCCGGGTGGCGACCAATACCTCGATGCCGACACGGTCGGGTTGGTATCTCGAGATTTCAGTGCGAGCGAGATGATAGCGGACTTTTTCGAGGCGCATCCGCTGCCGTGACGGTGAAAAGGGGCGCATTACGGCGCGCCCCGCGGGTCACTTCTCCACACATGCGCGCGTGGCAAACCAATCGAGAATGCTACGCATCGTGGGCTCGTAGCCGAAGTCCGGTGCCGACCGATCCGACGTTTGCGCCGCGCAGGCCGACCCCACGGCGGCTTGCGAACCAAGGCCCTGCAGGACGCTCAACTGGCGCAAGCCTGGCAAGGCGCGAGCTCGCACCTGAAGGGTTCGTCCCGAGCCGTCGGGATTTTCTGCGCAAAGCGGGTTGTCGTTGTTGGGGTCGACGCATTCGCAGTTTCCTTCCTTGCAATTGCGATGAAACTGCTCGGGCAGGTCGAAAATGCACGCGTATTGGAGGTCATCGGTGACGGTGTATTCATTGCCGTTGATGGAATTGCCGAGCGGCATCATCGGCGACGCGAGCGTGACGCCCGTAATGGGACTGGTCCCCCAACGTGGTTTGACCGATTCGTTCATCAGCGGATCCTTCGGCGCAACGAATGCCGCCGGATTGCCCGTGATGACCTCCCACACCGTGGCATAACCTCCGGCGGGCAACATCATTTCCTTCCAGTCCTTGTAACCTTTCTTGGCGTCTTTCGGGTCGCGGGCAATGTTTTGCCAGGGAACGCCGAGAATGCCTGCAACGAGCACCTGCGACGGCTCTCGCACCGTATTTTTGTCGTCGGACGGGTCGAGGTCCGTGAAAATGGGATTCGGCACGAGCTCCCCTGCGCGATTCGTGACCGTCGACTTCGTGAACGCTTGCGTGTATCGATCGACCGGATAAAGGAAATCGATACCGAATCGCCGTTTTTGGTCCCAGCACCGCAAATTGATCTTGTCTTCGGCTTCGTCGTACAGCGCGGGACCGGCAGGATCGCCGCACGAGGGGTCCGCGGGACAAGCACCGGGCGCTTGGCCGCACGATTTGCAGCACGGATCGGCGGGGTTCGTCGCGCATTCTTGCCGAGCGCGCGGCATGCGGAACGCAGTGCCGTTCGGGGCGCGCAGTTGATTGACCAGGAAAAACTGCCCATATTCCTTCGTGGAGCAATCGTTTTCGTCGCTCGTCATGAGCACGATGAGGTGCGAATCGGGGCGCAAGAAGTCTTTGCGCTGGCTGAGCAGCGCGGCGTCGACGCCTTGAGGAATCGCTTTGAAGTCGACAATCGCGATATTTTCATGAGGTTCCGGGTCGGCCAGGAATCGATACACGCTTTCGAGCTGTGATTCATACCCGCATCCGATGTCCCCCACGCCCTTGATCATTTCTTTCAATGTGGGAACGAGGCCCTTGCCCGCGCCGTCGTCGAGCGTCGCTTCGCCAGGCGGCGAGAGCGTTTGCTGCGGATCCCAGGCAAGAAATGATTTGTTGGCATACGTGGGAATGGTTTCCGTCGTGCACACGTTTTTTCGCGACAGAAGATGCCCGCGGTCGTTGTTCGACGTATTGATTGCACCGGGACACGATTGCATATCCATGTCGGGACACGAATCCGATCCGTGCCCTCCGAGGCTCGAGCTGACGACGCCGATGTGAATATCGGTCTGAGGCGGGAAAGCTCGCACCAAACCCGCGGGACATGCGCTGTCGGGATCGGCTGGTTGCGATGATGGCGCTACCCCGTTCGGGTCGATGCAAAGCGGATTGGTGAGACCTTGGAGCAAGCTTGGAATGGCTTCGGCGAGAAACGATTGCTTGTGCACCATGCCGCGCGAATTGTCGACGGCGATCACGAGATCGATACGCGAAGAATCGCAAGCGCCAGATCCACCCCCTGAACCGCCTCCGCCCCCTGCGCCCGTCGACGATGACCCGAAGACGAGGTCCGTGTCGGGTCCGCAACCCCCGATGCCAGGAAGGAAAAGCGAACAAAGTAGCCCAAAAGTAGCGTAGTGTCTCATGGTGCTATTGAGCCTGCGCGGCGGCGTGGCGTCAAGGGCCGAACGACCGCCAGGCGATGATGAGGTTGACGCACGAGCCTGCGCGCGGTATTGCGCTCGCGAGGCTCGCGCCATCGCGACGTCCCACGAGGTTCGGCGAACGCATGTTTCGAGTGACGGAAGAAGTTCGATTTTGTTACGGCCACAGGCTCATGGACTACGTAGGACCATGCGCACGAATCCATGGCCACAATGCCCGCGTGGAGATTGAAGTTTCGACGCCCGAGCTCGATGCGAAGGGATTCGTGGTCGACTTTTTCGACATCGAAAAAGCCGGCAAGGCGTGGATCCTGGCCGAGCTCGACCACCGATTGTTATTGCGACGCGACGATCCAGTCATTCCCTATCTCGACCAAGCGAACGAAACGTACGTGGCGCTCGACGTGAATCCGAGCGCGGAAAACCTTGCCAAGCTCATTTTCGACCGTTTGCGATCTCAGGGAATTCCTGTTACGGCTGTTCGGTTCTACGAAACCGAAACGGCGATAGCAACGTATGACGAACGGTAGCAGCCCGTGGAAGTATCGTCGCGCAGCAGGTGATTCCACAGGCTGCCAACCTGTCGGAGATGCACGATGAGCAAGTCGGTCCTCGTGACAGGTGGCGGCAAGCGCATTGGACGTGCCATTGCCATGGCGCTCGGCCAGGATGGGTGGAATGTCGCAATACATTATCACTCGTCACGCAAAGATGCGGAATCGACGGCGGAAGCCATTGCGGCTTTCGGCGGGCGAGCGGCCGTCGTCGGGGCTGATTTGATGCGCGAATCGGAGACCGAGACGCTGGTCGAACGAGCCGAAGAGCTCGTCGGGCCGCTCGAAGCGCTCGTCAACAACGCCGCGGTATTCGAACGCGATACCGTGGAAACGGTCACGCGCGAAAGCTGGGATTTGCACATCGAGACGAATCTGCGCGCGCCGTTCGTTTTGATGCAATCGTTCGCTCGGCGGCTGCCCGAGGGGGCGGAGGGCAGCATCGTGAATTTGCTCGATCAGCGCGTATGGAACATGGGGCCGACGTTCACGTCGTACACCGTGAGCAAAATGGGATTATGGGCCCTCACGCAATCGCTTGCAATCGCCCTCGCTCCTCGTATTCGTGTCAATGCGGTCGGCCCCGGGCCGACACTGCCGAGCAGTCGGCAAACGCCCGAGCAATTTGCGGCGCAATGCGATCGAGTTCCCCTACGTCATGGCGCAACGCCCGAGGACGTCGCTGATGCCGTACGTTATTTACTCGGTGCTCGCTCCGTCACGGGGCAGATGATCGCGGTCGACGGCGGCGAGCATTTGGGGCATACCCGACGCGCAGGTAGCGAACCACCACCAGAATAAGAACGTGCCTCGAAAGCGGGTGTAGGATTATGATGTTGCCCGACGTCCCGATAGTCCCCGGTGGAAATTGGTTGGGGCATGCTCACCTGCTGGAAGGCGACAATCGTATCCCGTTTCTGAAACGAGTCGCCGGCATGGGCGACATGATGCAAATCCGCGTCGGAATACGCTCGGGATGCGTGGTGAGCTCGCCTGCACTGATCCATGAAATCCTCGTCGAAAAAGGTCGTAAGTTCGAAAAATCGCCTGGTGCGCGTATATTGTTGAACGACTTGGCGGGTCAGGGCTTGTTCACGAGCGTGGGGGATTTGTGGCAGCGGCAAAGGCGTCTGCTTTCGCCATTGTTTCATCATGCCGAATTGGCGGGCTACGTCAAAGCGATGAACGAGGAGGCACTTGCCGCACGGCAGCGCATGAAAGACGGCGCGAGAATCGATTTGTCGCATGAAATGATGCGCATCACCATGGGGGTCGTCGGACGAACATTGTTTGGCACACAAAGCGTCGACGAAGCCGATCGCATTGGCGAAGCGCTCACCGTCATGCTCGGCTGGGCCAATCAGTTCATCGGCTCGCCCCTCTTGGGCTTGCAAATCGCCGCATTCGAACAGTTCGAATCGTTCAAAGGCAAAGTACCCGAAAGGCTCGAACCGTTTCGTCGGCGTGCGCAGGATGCGCTGCTCGAACCAGTTTTTCTTCCCAAACGTCGTTCGCCCGAGGTCGTCCGGGCAATGGATGTCATCGATACGTATACGAATAAGATGATCGACGAGCGCCGCGCCAGTCCCACCCAAAGAAAAGATCTTTTGACTCGGTTATTGCTCGCCCGAGACGGAGAGCTCGGGGGCGAGGGCATGAGTGACAAGCAGGTGCGTGACGAGGCCAATACGTTGTTCGTTGCCGGGCACGAAACGACCGCATCGGCGCTTTCGTGGGCATTTTATTTGTTGTCGAAATACCCGGAAGCTCGAGCACGCGTACAAGCCGAAGCTGATTCGTTTGGACCCGAAGGACCCACCAAGTACGACCCGGAAAAACTCAGCTATACGTCACGCGTATTCAAAGAAGCGCTGCGGATGTATCCACCGGTCATTACGATCGTTCGTCGGAGTCGCGAAGAAGTCGAAATTGGGGGACGCGTCATTCCACCCCATCACCTTTTTTTCATCAACATCGTGGGCGTGCATTACCGGCCGGACATTTACCCCGATCCCAATCGATTCGATCCGGATCGTTTCCTGCCGGAGGTCGAAGCCAAGCGTCCAAGATCCGCGTGGATTCCCTTCAGCATTGGGCCGAGGGTATGCATTGGAAACTTTTTTGCGCTCATGGAAGGCGCGGTCGTGCTCGCGACGCTCATGCGCGGGCTACGCTTCGACGTGGAGCCTCGCACGATCATGCCCGAATCGTTTTTGACACTGCGGCCCAAAGGCGGCGTTTGGGCGAAGGTGCATCGAGCGGAGGCCTAAAGCCTCAAACCGCAGCTGCAACCTCGGCTTTACGCCCGCGCGGCACATTCTTGGGCGCGCGACGATCGCGCAACGCAGTCATGGCCACTTCGGGACCGACGTTGTCGACGAACGCGCGCGCTGCGGCAAACACGGACCAATCCCGTTCACGCAACGTGATCGCGTACGGGCCTTTGTCGTCGATGTTGCCTTCGTCGTACGCCTGAAACGCTTCGACGATGCGACCGTCACCCGTTCGCGTGCACGCGAATCGAACCGGTTCGTTGCCTTGAGATATTCGGCCCGCGCAGAACGTGTCCGTCGCGAGCCACGCGCCTTCGAGCAGCGCCGCACACACGCGCGAAATCACTTCGAAACGTGGATCGACCGCGCGCGCTTCGTCTTGTGCAACGTCTGCGAACAGCGCATCGATTTCGACTTTGTTGATCTGGCCCCACCGCTTCGACGACTTATCTCGACCGCGGCGGGGCTTACGCTGCCCCTCGGTCGTACTACCTTCGCTTTGGGATCGCATCGTTTGGCCTGAATGCTCCACTCGACTGCCAGAAGGTCGCAGTTCGACCTCGACGCAAGTCGGTCGACCCTTTAGCGGGCTACCGGCCACTGCGCAAGTGTTCTTTTTCCGTCTCGATGGCGGGGACGTCAACTTGGCTCTTCCCATCGGGCGAAGGCCATGCAAAAAGGCCGCCCCTCGCATGCAAACGTCTTCTTTCGAATGGACCGCCGACGATGGAAAACGCATC is a genomic window of Polyangiaceae bacterium containing:
- a CDS encoding 6-carboxytetrahydropterin synthase → MMRLTHEPARGIALARLAPSRRPTRFGERMFRVTEEVRFCYGHRLMDYVGPCARIHGHNARVEIEVSTPELDAKGFVVDFFDIEKAGKAWILAELDHRLLLRRDDPVIPYLDQANETYVALDVNPSAENLAKLIFDRLRSQGIPVTAVRFYETETAIATYDER
- a CDS encoding SDR family oxidoreductase, which encodes MSKSVLVTGGGKRIGRAIAMALGQDGWNVAIHYHSSRKDAESTAEAIAAFGGRAAVVGADLMRESETETLVERAEELVGPLEALVNNAAVFERDTVETVTRESWDLHIETNLRAPFVLMQSFARRLPEGAEGSIVNLLDQRVWNMGPTFTSYTVSKMGLWALTQSLAIALAPRIRVNAVGPGPTLPSSRQTPEQFAAQCDRVPLRHGATPEDVADAVRYLLGARSVTGQMIAVDGGEHLGHTRRAGSEPPPE
- a CDS encoding cytochrome P450, whose amino-acid sequence is MGHAHLLEGDNRIPFLKRVAGMGDMMQIRVGIRSGCVVSSPALIHEILVEKGRKFEKSPGARILLNDLAGQGLFTSVGDLWQRQRRLLSPLFHHAELAGYVKAMNEEALAARQRMKDGARIDLSHEMMRITMGVVGRTLFGTQSVDEADRIGEALTVMLGWANQFIGSPLLGLQIAAFEQFESFKGKVPERLEPFRRRAQDALLEPVFLPKRRSPEVVRAMDVIDTYTNKMIDERRASPTQRKDLLTRLLLARDGELGGEGMSDKQVRDEANTLFVAGHETTASALSWAFYLLSKYPEARARVQAEADSFGPEGPTKYDPEKLSYTSRVFKEALRMYPPVITIVRRSREEVEIGGRVIPPHHLFFINIVGVHYRPDIYPDPNRFDPDRFLPEVEAKRPRSAWIPFSIGPRVCIGNFFALMEGAVVLATLMRGLRFDVEPRTIMPESFLTLRPKGGVWAKVHRAEA